The following are encoded in a window of Fusarium falciforme chromosome 11, complete sequence genomic DNA:
- a CDS encoding WW domain-containing protein produces MSTPNLASPDARPEASSPPLPPGWIANWSPEHNSWYYVFTATGVTQWEYPSAPPDQPQYSPAPDHQSQPPYDTTADTPVQDGDRGLGKVALAMGGGYLLGHGRKHEQHQQHGLGKMTQSMAMAGAGAIGAKIFGLFGNKQQQQHQPSPPPQPQVHVYPVYVPGPQAAPSPGPPSYYGQPPPAGQNLGHYGHTPDMTPPAQPYHHGGIQSPVTGGMGAFTPQSGPPLHIYGAVFADRDVTQIVKSLVTPQQTVTLSGDTLAEKLGDPWPEAERKMFNVLYSYGDRPMELIAAELVMPVA; encoded by the exons ATGTCCACCCCAAACTTGGCATCTCCGGACGCCCGTCCTGAGGCCTCCTCGCCTCCCCTGCCCCCTGGCTGGATAGCCAACTGGAGCCCCGAACACAATTCATG GTACTACGTCTTCACTGCTACCGGCGTGACGCAATGGGAGTACCCGAGTGCTCCACCAGATCAACCACAATACTCGCCCGCCCCCGACCACCAGAGCCAGCCTCCGTACGACACCACGGCCGATACACCAGTCCAAGATGGAGATCGTGGCTTGGGGAAAGTTGCACTTGCCATGGGCGGCGGTTACCTGCTTGGACACGGGCGCAAACATGAACAGCATCAACAGCATGGGCTGGGCAAGATGACGCAGTCAATGGCAATGGCCGGTGCGGGTGCGATTGGTGCCAAAATATTCGGGTTATTCGGGAacaagcagcaacaacagcaccaACCGTCACCACCGCCACAACCGCAAGTACATGTGTATCCGGTATACGTACCTGGCCCCCAAGCAGCCCCCTCACCCGGACCTCCGTCGTATTACGGACAGCCTCCGCCCGCAGGGCAGAACTTGGGCCACTACGGTCACACTCCGGATATGACACCGCCTGCCCAACCCTATCATCACGGGGGAATCCAGTCTCCAGTTACTGGTGGTATGGGTGCATTCACACCTCAGAGTGGACCGCCGCTACACATATACGGCGCCGTGTTTGCAGACAGGGACGTCACGCAGATAGTCAAGAGTCTTGTCACCCCGCAGCAGACCGTGACGCTATCCGGAGACACACTGGCTGAGAAGCTTGGGGATCCATGGCCTGAAGCAGAGCGAAAAATGTTCAACGTCTTGTACTCGTACGGCGATCGACCTATGGAGCTTATCGCAGCTGAGTTGGTCATGCCCGTTGCCTGA
- a CDS encoding HET domain-containing protein — protein MLSLVLRHEIEKSEDPSKTKAGYAALSYCWGTAKHAAKQAKTFTTTLAQRRGDIPESDLTALIHDSITVCQSLGITYLWVDALCILQDSFEDWSVESMAMSEIYAGSAITICPLDAQHCEQSFLSRRLDCQVEVPFTSKLRPRITGTYTLRYAGMELSNPADDEIPSPPDSLDRVLKNSPWMKRGWTCQEMQLSRQMLCFGKTRTWLLGTLNATTEKGDSEVPNPTILPTISEELFSNSLSDRLKAAQLWMFLVQDYTSRQLTYRKDTFPALSGIAKIFAKSLKDEYAAGLWKKNILRQLIWTITQEELLSQSTLPFQSLAGLLGHLSDPRNCYGPSWSWASRSLAVEYNSDTDAASTFRDEIEEISVHTKVEGPNPFGTVSGGTVRIRTRARSLDFSKARPYDEAKFRLNGICHWVVPFEKEEVHCHLDWITEELPKDLSSARVVLLLSATD, from the coding sequence ATGCTCAGCCTAGTCCTTCGCCATGAGATTGAGAAGTCTGAGGACCCAAGCAAGACCAAAGCTGGATACGCCGCTCTGAGCTATTGCTGGGGAACAGCAAAACATGCTGCCAAACAAGCAAAAACATTTACAACCACATTGGCGCAAAGACGAGGTGACATACCCGAGTCTGACCTGACTGCACTGATCCATGATTCGATCACCGTCTGCCAGAGCCTGGGTATCACATACCTCTGGGTGGATGCCCTGTGCATTTTACAGGACTCATTCGAAGACTGGTCGGTGGAGTCCATGGCGATGTCAGAGATCTACGCAGGCTCTGCCATCACGATTTGTCCACTGGATGCTCAGCACTGCGAGCAGAGCTTTCTTTCTCGGCGGCTGGACTGTCAAGTCGAAGTTCCTTTTACTTCAAAGCTCAGGCCTAGAATCACAGGGACATATACACTACGATATGCCGGAATGGAATTGAGCAACCCTGCCGACGACGAGATACCATCGCCTCCAGACTCTTTGGACAGAGTATTGAAGAACTCGCCATGGATGAAACGCGGTTGGACGTGTCAGGAAATGCAGCTCTCCAGGCAGATGCTTTGTTTCGGAAAGACCAGAACCTGGCTCCTGGGCACTCTCAACGCCACCACCGAAAAGGGTGATTCTGAAGTCCCCAACCCAACTATCTTGCCAACTATTTCCGAAGAGTTGTTCTCAAATAGTCTTTCTGATCGTCTGAAGGCTGCACAGCTGTGGATGTTTCTTGTGCAAGACTATACCAGTCGGCAGCTCACATACCGCAAGGACACGTTCCCAGCCCTGTCCGGTATTGCCAAGATATTTGCCAAGAGCCTCAAGGACGAGTATGCCGCTGGGCTCTGGAAAAAGAATATCTTGCGTCAGTTGATATGGACCATCACACAGGAGGAGCTCCTATCACAATCCACGTTGCCTTTCCAAAGTTTAGCGGGCTTGCTGGGGCATCTCTCTGACCCGAGAAACTGTTATGGTCCATCTTGGAGCTGGGCAAGCCGATCTCTCGCTGTTGAGTATAACTCAGACACCGATGCTGCATCAACCTTTCGAGACGAAATCGAGGAAATTAGCGTCCACACAAAGGTCGAAGGCCCCAATCCATTCGGTACTGTATCAGGGGGCACTGTTAGGATCCGGACGAGGGCAAGAAGCTTGGATTTCTCCAAAGCTAGGCCGTACGATGAGGCTAAATTCAGGTTGAATGGTATATGCCATTGGGTCGTGCCATTCGAAAAAGAGGAAGTCCATTGTCATTTGGATTGGATCACCGAAGAGTTACCAAAGGATCTGAGCAGCGCTCGCGTCGTCCTATTGCTCAGCGCAACGGACTAG
- a CDS encoding Sulfatase domain-containing protein — protein MFATLVPFCFSLTFVSLTLTKLVHLSIHAKTVSLAAFVLFLPSLLLPDLLVILVSRLALRQKKGVAAVTACVLGCIFSLIVFGAASSQIGFFYSTGNEIKWSEARSYAGDKDGMKILLSGLNTVIASGLLIFGLAWVAKWYLYRGVGALLVLVATPINYVWTSCRGSKAQRRRNYYPRSPNTLLDPYSSDSDTSDSSDDFDEMKSGLESGYGDNREEYPTQKTPWLIVCGVAVFITLTTLCRPFAPYHMMSATLPLQMLEMFKSTPDVCAENAALNGNPWPYPEQLEVSKWESPNGHFKGWAPGSNNDYVQQYRDTVPDWLPEEVPSGFGKWSLKKAVPEEVEKTDNSTDKAKNSCPGIEAQDAFYNPVSDPMKISNQDSDILEVLQDVLNNGTVKIKHVALIMMESFREELFPLQYGSDMHKIIMQANKGKDEDEINARLAGLGPVAQRITGKSADFKKKDGSAFDPVAIPQWNDTTKEGFGGINVVGGFTTSSLSFKSMAAIHCGAWSMPVDGFEESETQAYQACIPQVLELFNKIKEDKPSEDFLDQQWYPAFFQSITDGYDRQDKFDEKIGFKHIVTKDRLDADAKEGELEEINYFGYAETTLKSHIKDYITKIQKENRRMFFSHFTSTTHHPWGVPHSFKSEEYLQTHGKNGWHEDFNNYMNAIRFTDAWLGELMQTFDDFGISNETLVVFVGDHGQAFKEDQRSKTGTYENGHVSNFRVPITFRHPNIPRVQYNANATSISILPTILDLLINTGSLNKKDTAAASDLINDYEGQSLIRPYKSSHNGRRAWNFGIINGGASMLSMTSADAPWRIVIPLDQNTQYRFTDLKNDPLELAPFEKWSMSDLAKGVKSKYGEEAAQWAIEAEAVSKWWGPERKRLWGFNSNKEE, from the exons ATGTTTGCCACGCTCGTTCCCTTTTGTTTCTCGTTAACCTTCGTTTCATTGACCTTGACCAAGCTGGTCCACCTCTCCATCCACGCCAAGACCGTCTCCTTGGCTGCCTTTGTCCTTTTCCTACCCTCGCTGCTTCTCCCAGACCTCCTGGTCATTTTGGTGTCACGTCTAGCTCTGCGACAGAAGAAGGGCGTTGCTGCTGTCACCGCCTGCGTGCTAGGCTGTATTTTCTC TCTCATCGTTTTTGGCGCCGCTTCTTCACAAATTGGCTTCTTTTACTCAACCGGCAATGAGATTAAGTGGTCCGAGGCACGAAGCTATGCTGGCGACAAGGATGGCATGAAGATCCTGCTCAGCGGTCTCAACACCGTCATTGCATCTGGGCTCCTCATTTTTGGTCTTGCCTGGGTTGCTAAGTGGTATCTTTACAGAGGAGTTGGCGCATTGCTGGTCTTGGTCGCAACACCTATCAACTATG TCTGGACATCATGCCGAGGCTCCAAGGCCCAGAGACGCCGCAACTACTACCCTCGATCCCCCAACACACTCCTCGACCCGTACAGCTCCGATAGCGACACTAGCGACTCTAGCGATGACTTCGACGAGATGAAGAGTGGCCTGGAGAGTGGCTATGGAGATAACCGGGAGGAATATCCGACTCAAAAGACACCATGGCTCATTGTCTGTGGTGTTGCCGTCTTCATCACACTCACCACCCTCTGCCGACCATTCGCGCCGTACCACATGATGTCGGCCACCCTCCCCCTTCAGATGCTCGAGATGTTCAAGTCGACGCCCGATGTGTGCGCTGAGAATGCTGCGCTCAACGGAAACCCGTGGCCTTACCCCGAGCAGCTTGAAGTGTCCAAGTGGGAGAGTCCCAATGGTCACTTCAAGGGATGGGCTCCGGGAAGCAACAACGATTACGTTCAGCAGTACCGCGACACAGTCCCCGATTGGCTCCCCGAGGAGGTTCCTTCTGGCTTTGGCAAGTGGTCTTTGAAGAAGGCAGTTcctgaggaggttgagaagaCCGACAACTCGACCGACAAGGCTAAGAACAGCTGCCCTGGCATCGAGGCCCAGGACGCCTTTTACAACCCCGTCAGCGACCCTATGAAGATTTCGAACCAGGACAGCGACATCTTGGAGGTGCTGCAGGACGTGCTCAACAACGGAaccgtcaagatcaagcacgTTGCTTTGATCATGATGGAGAGTTTCCGAGAGGAGCTCTTCCCTCTTCAATACGGTTCTGACATGCACAAGATCATTATGCAGGCtaacaagggcaaggatgaggatgagattaACGCTCGACTTGCCGGCCTGGGGCCCGTTGCCCAGCGCATCACTGGAAAGTCGGCAgacttcaagaagaaggacggtTCCGCTTTCGACCCTGTAGCAATTCCCCAGTGGAACGACACAACCAAGGAGGGATTTGGTGGCATCAATGTCGTTGGAGGTTTCACAACATCTTCTCTTTCATTCAAGAGCATGGCCGCCATCCACTGCGGTGCCTGGTCCATGCCCGTCGACGGCTTCGAGGAGTCCGAGACACAGGCTTACCAAGCTTGTATTCCCCAGGTTCTGGAACTCttcaacaagatcaaggaggacAAGCCCAGCGAGGACTTTTTGGACCAGCAGTGGTACCCCGCCTTCTTCCAGTCCATCACCGACGGATACGATCGTCAAGACAAGTTTGACGAAAAGATCGGCTTCAAGCACATTGTTACAAAGGACCGACTGGACGCTGACGCCAAGGAGGGCGAGTTGGAGGAGATAAACTACTTTGGATACGCCGAGACGACCCTCAAGTCCCACATCAAGGACTACATCACCAAGATCCAGAAGGAGAACAGGCGCATGTTCTTCTCTCACTTTACCAGCACCACCCATCACCCCTGGGGCGTGCCTCATTCCTTCAAGTCGGAGGAGTATCTCCAGACTCACGGCAAGAATGGATGGCACGAAGACTTTAACAACTACATGAACGCGATCCGCTTTACAGACGCGTGGCTCGGTGAGCTCATGCAGACCTTTGACGACTTTGGCATCTCCAACGAAACCCTCGTCGTCTTTGTCGGCGACCACGGCCAGGCCTTCAAGGAAGACCAGCGCTCCAAGACCGGCACCTACGAGAACGGCCACGTCAGCAACTTCCGCGTGCCCATCACCTTTAGACACCCCAATATCCCTCGGGTCCAATATAATGCTAATGCCACCTCCATTTCTATCCTCCCCACTATtctcgacctcctcatcaacaccgGCTCGctcaacaagaaggacaCAGCAGCCGCATCCGACCTTATCAACGACTACGAAGGCCAATCCCTAATCCGACCATATAAGTCCTCGCACAACGGCCGCAGGGCCTGGAACTTTGGCATCATCAACGGCGGAGCCAGCATGCTTTCCATGACCTCTGCCGATGCCCCCTGGAGGATCGTCATCCCTCTAGACCAAAATACCCAATATCGGTTCACCGATCTGAAGAACGACCCTCTCGAGCTTGCGCCGTTCGAGAAGTGGTCTATGAGCGACTTGGCCAAGGGCGTCAAGTCCAAGTATGGCGAGGAGGCTGCGCAATGGgccatcgaggccgaggccgtcTCCAAGTGGTGGGGTCCAGAGCGAAAACGGCTCTGGGGCtttaattctaataaagaagaataa
- a CDS encoding Autophagy-related protein 1, with amino-acid sequence MASSPASSEVTNEDPTGPLSPASHATITITPHNAEARLAFSEVVDWLVEKSQEGQDDNDASSESNARNHAMGYIWSPLRHVRDPGVGKLIEQMNTGQLSSSSPSSSFSHHSPTQNSGAAVAVEEDHPDTYIRAGCYYIDLRRLPGSPFRGWSAGRRGARKGHNEFVLCLQNSALQGIRQHHALFQIHETGRILLRKLSDQGFVEVDGDTLQPREFRVLNKHSSFIRLGQLKYEVAYTRFSTTKEYTERLTQYILQSIDSHSITLDLSLTPTPAAGNSIQVGQWTLTNAGTVGLGGEGRVSVAINKTGEVVALKRMSVSKIRNTLERRQNTLEVLTRIANTAKNNSIVRLREVITDDPRANNDTADVWFALTPFARGILSQWRAPVQRDMAQTMIVSLLEAADFLHANKWIHGDIKPPNIGLHHWNSENASIVLLDTEDAIYAPQDYALSTPGCSGTVGWLSPEREMGQFDYSTDVWVIGVVALRMLLGKHPWQFSINPWRQGQEFESYRERFHTEYDRVTEVITSNYPGKLYALAYEAM; translated from the exons ATGGCCTCGAGCCCTGCTAGTAGCGAGGTTACGAATGAAGACCCGACAGGGCCACTTTCGCCAGCCTCTCATGCCACGATAACAATCACACCTCACAATGCCGAGGCCAGACTTGCTTTCTCAGAGGTTGTGGACTGGCTCGTTGAAAAGTCTCAGGAGGGCCAAGATGATAACGATGCAAGCTCTGAGAGCAACGCAAGAAATCACGCGATGGGCTACATATGGTCACCACTCAGGCATGTTCGAGATCCAGGAGTTGGGAAGCTCATAGAACAGATGAATACTGGCCAgctctcatcgtcatccccaAGCTCGTCTTTCAGCCATCATTCGCCGACCCAAAATTCCGGTGCCGCCGTTGCCGTAGAGGAGGACCATCCTGACACATACATCCGGGCTGGCTGTTACTACATTGATCTCAGACGTCTACCAGGGAGCCCTTTTCGTGGGTGGTCAgctggaagacgaggagcacGCAAGGGGCACAATGAGTTTGTATTATGCTTGCAGAACTCAGCCCTGCAGGGCATCCGACAGCATCACGCCCTCTTCCAAATCCATGAGACTGGCAGAATTCTTTTAAGGAAGTTGTCAGATCAGGGCTTTGTAGAAGTTGACGGTGACACTTTGCAACCGAGAGAATTTCGCGTCTTAAACAAGCACTCTTCCTTTATCCGACTAGGTCAACTGAAGTATGAGGTTGCATACACACGCTTCAGCACCACAAAAGAGTACACCGAAAGGCTCACCCAGTACATACTGCAGTCTATCGATAGCCATTCTATCACCCTTGACCTAAGTCTAACTCCTACTCCAGCAGCCGGAAACAGCATTCAGGTTGGCCAGTGGACTCTCACCAATGCAGGAACCGTCGGCTTAGGGGGCGAGGGGCGTGTGAGCGTGGCGATCAACAAGACTGGAGAGGTCGTCGCCTTGAAGAGAATGTCTGTGTCAAAAATCAGAAACACTCTAGAGAGGCGCCAGAACACACTTGAGGTCCTCACACGAATCGCAAACACGGCAAAGAACAATAGCATTGTGCGACTTCGGGAAGTCATTACGGATGACCCCAGAGCAAACAATGACACAGCAGACGTGTGGTTTGCGTTGACGCCTTTTGCACGCGGAATATTATCTCAGTGGAGAGCACCTGTGCA ACGAGACATGGCTCAGACAATGATTGTGTCCTTGCTGGAGGCAGCCGACTTTCTTCACGCCAACAAATGGATCCACGGGGACATTAAGCCCCCAAACATTGGGCTTCATCACTGGAACTCGGAAAATGCGTCCATTGTGCTTCTTGACACAGAAGACGCTATCTATGCGCCCCAAGATTATGCACTTTCAACACCAGGGTGCTCCGGGACAGTGGGGTGGTTGTCACCAGAGCGGGAGATGGGGCAATTCGATTACTCAACGGATGTCTGGGTCATAGGTGTCGTAGCTTTACGGATGCTCCTCGGGAAGCATCCATGGCAGTTCAGCATCAATCCTTggcgtcaaggacaagagtTTGAGAGCTATCGTGAGCGTTTTCATACTGAGTACGATCGGGTGACAGAAGTGATCACCTCAAACTATCCTGGTAAGTTGTATGCTCTAGCTTACGAAGCGATGTGA